In the genome of Xiphias gladius isolate SHS-SW01 ecotype Sanya breed wild chromosome 18, ASM1685928v1, whole genome shotgun sequence, the window GTGAAAAAAACTCAGTTACACTTAAAAGTCCTTCATTCAACAgcttacttaagtaaaattacaCAACTGATGTCAGCAaataagtatcaaaagtaaatgtatttattatactGAGAAAAAAGCTCTTTTGATGGGGTGGTATTACACAttcaaatatattatattacaggATGATTATTACTGACCCATAAATATATCCTTTTACCGTTGTAGTTTCTTCTGCAAAACCCCAAATCTCATTAAGACATTTCTGAATATAATTACGAcctaaaaactttttttgtttaaaaaaagtgaaaaaaaaaaatctgtcagtgcagcaagaatttttacttttcaaaacatttgtttaaaatgctCTTGAAGGCAGAGTCTGTAGCTCAACAACACAGAATGAGGCAGATTGCTGCACAAGAATTACGGAGAGAAAATATAActgcactgaaaataaattggaatATTCTTACTGCGCTgccaatttttttcttatttttactttcatcaaAGAAAATTTGACTTTAACGACTCAGTTACAGACTAAAGTGACTTGATAAGAAGGAGATTTTGAACATTGAGcaatgtattatattttagaAGAAAGTATAattttttgtatgaaaaatcttaaattttgtgcagtgaaatatttgtccttgaaatgtagtgaagcagCATTAAAAGGAAGaactcaagtgaagtacaagtagctcagaattgtacttaagtacagtacttgagcaaatttactttccaccattgttGTGAACACCTCTGGTTTAAATATCGACAGCGTACAAATGAAATAGGCCCTTGACGTGTGGTTCGTCCACAatcgttttattttgaaagatttaaACGGAAGTTTTTTGTTGCTTAGAGACGAGGTTGGGAAACACTCCGGAGTTAGCGAGAATAGCGTAGAcgctacaacaacaacaaaactgtgGATATATGATGTTTTGTGTTCACCGGACATCGTGTCGTCATTGAAGATGTCAAGCCGGGATCCTTTCCCCGCTCCAAAGTTTGAAAACGGATTCACACTTAGTGGTTTCAGACCGCGGCAGGTGCGTTTTTCTACTGATAACAACCTGTCTGATATTCATTGTACCCAAACAATACATAAGCTAAAGGCTAAACTATGTGttcaaaatacacatttgatcctgaaagttatttttaaactggACATAAAGCACTTTTTCCCCCTAATTAAACATATAAAAGGTCAGATGTCTAACATACTATAAACTtatattgttttgaatgaaCATAATCCACTATTACCTGTCTTTGTTTAATTCCCGGAAATTAGTTACGTATTCAAATTAATCTGCAAGGGGACCCTGTGACAAAAAATTAGCTGATGGCCTTCTGTTATCACCCAGCTGatgtttaatttgattaaacacaaatcaGTTTAGGAATATGCAACATTtaagcacaaaactgaaataatgaaggttttaaaaatagattttgacaCAAGGTCCTTCTTCAAGACATTCAAAAGAGCTATTAAACACATCAGCCTAGATACTTCAGGGaaagaaatgtttcagtttACTATTTAAACTCTTGGACAAAACTCAATTTTTATCGTACCCCAAATACAGTCACAAAAATAGTCCCACATCTCTCTGAGGTTCTCCTTTAAGCAAACTGTACttccaaacattttcaattttgaataacacattttgattttatggcGTTTTTTTCAGTATGGTATTACCTAAAGCAACATGCTGGTGTGACATGTTTGAGCTCAGTCATTGTTGGCTCATTATGTGGattaaaagtaacaaaattaatatctttggagaataaaaccaaataatACAGTTATCAATTATTGGTGAGCCCTATTGCAGCTATATGTAGTCTACTACATTCGCAGGATTTTATTCTAAAGCAtaaacactttttgaaaactaTCACCTGAAATTCATCAGTCCAGGTCTTAAGATGATGTCCATTTGCTGTCCATTTCATCAAATAGATATCATTTCTTTGTAAATTTGGAAatcatttttcctcctttcccattgtgcagagaaaaacacatgatAAACCAACACACATCGCCCAAACAGAGGAACCCTGGAGTCGCCTCCATGATACAGCCACTTTGGCTAGCACCCGACGGAGTGTTATGCATTGCGAGCGTCAGGTAAGCTCCAGGGAACGTGATTTCGACCTTCACTtatgaaactaaaaaaatatttcacggCAAACGGACCCTCAGTACTTTGAATGCACCGCTCTTTTCTTGAGCTCAGGCTCCAAATGACAGCCTTGACTTCCAGCTGAAGTCGGTCTACGATCACAACAAGGACTTCTTCCGGAGTAAGAACCAGATTTTATTCCAGAAGGAGACGATCTCTGAGGACAACAGGTGGGCGTTTGTAATAACAAGGTCAGGCTGGAGTTTAATTCAACCATGTTAACTTATCACGTTTCATGTTATTTtgcaggaaacaggaaaacgTCCATCAGGACATGCTggaaaaggaacaaaagaaagaaatccaaGTGTGGGTTGACCCACAGAGGCGCTCCATTTACAGCATCAAGTGAAGCACAGGTGGAGTTCAGTGAAATTATAATTCCCAAATTTATCATCATAGCAGATAATGTCTGCGTCTAGAAACTAACATTAACAAACCTAATGCTTCTGATTCAAATCTTAGACGGGTGCAATTGACTCCAACCTAAACCCACTGAGTCTGGAGAAAATCTGGCTTTGTCTGGAGCAAAGTGTGTCCCAAATACCAATGCAATGTCCTATTTTTCCTCAACAAGCATTTTCAAACAAGCGCTACGCCGTGGAGAATGATGGCAGCTTCTATTAACCATGAAGTTTCCAGTACTACTATCCCTAACTGCTACCAACATCAACAAATAAAGGAATTctttcagtgcatttttttaCCGCTTGTGTTTTTCCAAATGACATACATTAAAAACGGAATACTGAAAGGTGATTCATGGAAAGCAATCACTGTGAAAAATGGATGCTTTTCCTCTTAGATTTCAGAATCACTTTAACCACAAAACTCTCAATAAACACCAAAGAAAACTGCACAGAAGAATAAAacaattgaataaaaataaacacttacCTCACTCATCTGTCACATTACTGTGATATTTAAATGACCAACTAGCTATTTAATGAAGGTTCAAAGTTAATGTATATTTCTACATAGTTTGgcttttaatgcaaaataatgCCGCTGTTTGTAGGTGATGTTACTTTTGATTTTACGTCTGTGCAGATAGCCCCCaaattttatacacatttagGCAGAGTATCTCATGTAACACATTCCTATTGTCTTCGTATTTTCTGACGTTTAATCAAAATAGCATGAAGGTATTTTGCATGCAAAAActtcttttgtattttccagAAAATATCGTTGCCTATTTAATGCCGCACTGCATACCGAAGCGGTATTCAAGCCAAGCACACATGGTATCAGATATTTAATGAATAttctaaataaatattaaacaaaacagcagaatattttattcaaatatataaacatattaactgttaatacaaaatatgtttcaTCTCTTCCTTATCAAAAGAGTTGACACATTGCTGCAAGTGAATGTTGATGATCTGTTTAAGACCTTTCCCCAGCACAAAATTACAGTTCTCTTTCAAAGGTTCATATAGAATATTGTATCTGAAATAACTGAACagaaattcattttcataaatgaGTAACATCACTTTCAGTTTAACAGTCATATATCTTGAACTCAATGAAGTGGAAACCAAGTGAACCCAGGCAGGTCAGGTCAGCCTGGTGGATTCATGCCCGGGCTTTTCTTTGGAGACACCGTCTAATGAAAGCCCTTTCATCCCATTGGTTCGGGGGAAGCATGTGGGCGCCGTTATGGACACACAGGATGGTCATCTCCTCAGCGTACTGAAGattctgcagcagctgaagaaaaacacagcaggggAGAAGGTTCAGGAAAACAAAGAGCACAGAGTCTCGTGGGTGCACAAACATAatacagcagacacacagcttcacacaaaacattttaaacctgcattagctgactttttggccacaaagctacaagctgtaaacacaacactgaaaggGTATCAGATTTTAAGTTGATAAAGCAAACAGtttcctatttacacatccataCAGATATgaagcaacattaacattcatttagaGCCATGTTTCTGGctacctgatgaatgtaagtccaaaattcactctattttaattcagttttttgccTCTACCACCTCCTGAAGGAAATGTCTGCCTCTTTAGCTTCTAAAGGCTGAGCAGGTAGTTTACAGTGGATTGTAGCATTTTTCGCTGAatacagctgcctgctgcggctcGAAACGATGCAGAGTGACCCAAAACAGTTGAGTTGTGGTCAGACATAACAATATTGATAATAGCCACTTTAGCaaagcaaaatatataacatgttcacagatgcacacacacacacacacacacacacacacacgcacgcacaaaatGAGGTCAGTCTCTTGTTGCCATCTGACCTCTCACTGATTAGGAGGTAAAAAAGCTCACTTTAGGGGTTATGAAGAAGTACTGGGATGTTGTCTCTTTGCAGGCTGTACGGACCACAATGTCAAAAACTCTTCTCTCATTTACAGGATCCATTCCCTACacacagaagacagacagactcagTAACATCCGCATAAGTCAGCAGTGACTGTTGTATTAATTCCTGCGAGATGCTCAAGAAATGAAGGCATGCAAATGggtgaacaaaaaataaataaaatcaatcaatatttGTAAACTCAGTTAAATTTTGTTATAAAATCATTGAACACAGGAGGAGTCTATAAAATCCTGGTCCCTTCAAATCGGCctgtgttaatgttttgttttgtttgaggatGGATAAGTTGAGGAAGTGAAAATTTTGCTGCTTTGctaacaaattattttattgaagTAAAAGCtcacttttttaaatcatttaaaaaaaaaaaaaaaaagaaaaaaaaacccaatccaATATGAAACAGGATTCATACATTTTCCCTGTATGTATCTGTTTATCATCTGAAGATACTGCGTTATTACCTACATTACATTCTTGCCTAAATCTGGTGGAAAGTTGGGCCATGACCTGAGGAACCAGCGCTTAATTTTCGGTGCAGTTTCGACCCTACAGCGCCACTCCATGGCCATTTATAAAACACTTTACATTCTGACTCGTGAATCTTAAAATTT includes:
- the c18h1orf194 gene encoding protein C1orf194 homolog, producing the protein MSSRDPFPAPKFENGFTLSGFRPRQRKTHDKPTHIAQTEEPWSRLHDTATLASTRRSVMHCERQAPNDSLDFQLKSVYDHNKDFFRSKNQILFQKETISEDNRKQENVHQDMLEKEQKKEIQVWVDPQRRSIYSIK